In a single window of the Cervus elaphus chromosome 1, mCerEla1.1, whole genome shotgun sequence genome:
- the TP53I11 gene encoding tumor protein p53-inducible protein 11 has translation MAAKQPPPLMKKHSQTDLVSRLKTRKILGVGGEDDDGEVHRSKISQVLGNEIKFAVREPLGLRVWQFVSAVLFSGIAIMALAFPDQLYDAVFDGAQVTSKTPIRLYGGALLSISLIMWNALYTAEKVIIRWTLLTEACYFSVQFLVVTATLAETGLVSQGILLLLASRLLFVAISVYYYYQVGRKPKKV, from the exons ATGGCAGCCAAGCAGCCCCCGCCTCTCATGAAGAAGCACAGCCAGACGGACCTCGTGAGCCGCCTGAAGACCCGCAAGATCCTCGGCGTGGGCGGGGAGGACGACGATGGGGAGGTCCACCGCTCCAAG ATCAGCCAGGTCTTAGGCAATGAGATCAAGTTTGCTGTTCGAGAGCCTTTGGGGCTCAG AGTCTGGCAGTTTGTCTCTGCTGTTCTCTTCTCCGGCATTGCCATAATG GCCCTTGCCTTTCCAGACCAGCTCTACGATGCGGTCTTCGACGGAGCGCAGGTGACCAGCAAGACCCCCATCCGCCTCTATGGCGGTGCCCTCCTCA gtATCTCCCTGATCATGTGGAATGCTCTTTACACGGCTGAGAAGGTCATCATCCGATGGACTCTGCTTACTGAAGCCTGCTATTTCTCGGTCCAGTTCCTGG TGGTCACGGCCACGCTAGCCGAGACGGGCCTCGTGTCTCAGGGgatcctgctgctgctggccaGCCGCCTCCTTTTTGTCGCCATCAGCGTTTACTACTATTACCAAGTCGGCCGAAAACCCAAGAAGGTGTAG